A section of the Eublepharis macularius isolate TG4126 chromosome 1, MPM_Emac_v1.0, whole genome shotgun sequence genome encodes:
- the GEMIN6 gene encoding gem-associated protein 6, producing the protein MTEWQKKSPLEWLSYVNKEVKVLAAEKNTYQGWVLTVDPVSANILLAQPLENGKMSISAVLGHAVQDVEIVNEADDTMKEKLSHLFMPEERQRYSQEEMERKKISLKGWLETNHIPVKEQGELQTTLCVAGVLTIDPPYRPEDCNSSNEIILSRVQELIQGYLALQQCQV; encoded by the exons ATGACAGAGTGGCAGAAGAAGAGCCCACTGGAATGGCTGAGTTATGTGAATAAAGAAGTCAAAGTTCTGGCTGCTGAGAAAAACACATATCAAGGATGGGTCTTAACAGTTGACCCAGTATCAGCCAA TATTCTTCTGGCACAGCCTCTTGAGAATGGAAAAATGTCCATTTCAGCAGTCCTGGGGCATGCAGTTCAAGATGTTGAAATAGTGAATGAAGCAGATGATACAATGAAAGAGAAGCTTTCACACCTTTTCATGCCAGAAGAGAGGCAACGGTATAGTCAAGAAGAGATGGAGAGAAAGAAGATCAGTCTGAAGGGTTGGCTGGAGACAAACCATATTCCTGTGAAAGAACAGGGAGAGTTGCAAACAACGCTATGTGTCGCAGGGGTATTAACTATTGACCCACCTTATAGGCCAGAGGACTGCAATAGTTCCAATGAAATAATTTTGTCCAGAGTCCAAGAATTGATACAAGGTTATCTTGCGCTTCAGCAATGTCAGGTATAG
- the SRSF7 gene encoding serine/arginine-rich splicing factor 7 isoform X3 — translation MSRYGRYGGETKVYVGNLGTGAGKGELERAFSYYGPLRTVWIARNPPGFAFVEFDDPRDAEDAVRALDGKVICGSRVRVELSTGMPRRSRYDRPPARRPFDPNDRCYECGEKGHYAYDCHRYSRRRRSRSRSRSHSRSRGRRYSRSRSRSRGRRSRSISARRSRSLSPRRSRSMSPRRSRSGSLKRSRSRSRSRSRSRSISRPRSSRSKSRSPSLKRSRSPSGSPRRSVSPERLD, via the exons ATGTCGCGGTATGGCCGTTATGGCGGAG AAACCAAAGTGTATGTTGGCAATCTAGGTACTGGTGCTGGTAAAGGAGAGCTTGAGAGAGCTTTCAGCTATTATGGACCATTACGTACAGTATGGATTGCACGAAACCCTCCAGGATTTGCATTTGTTGAATTTGATGACCCAAGAGACGCTGAAGATGCAGTTCGTGCACTAGATGGGAA GGTTATATGTGGCTCCAGGGTGAGAGTGGAGCTATCAACTGGTATGCCTCGTCGGTCTCGCTATGACAGACCCCCAGCACGGAGGCCATTTGATCCTAATGATAGATGTTATGAATGTGGTGAGAAAGGTCATTATGCTTATGACTGTCATCGCTACAGTCGGAGGAGGAGAAGCAG GTCACGGTCTCGATCTCATTCAAGGTCCAGAGGAAGGCGATATTCTCGCTCACGCAGCAGAAGTCGTGGCAGGAG ATCCAGGTCTATCTCAGCTCGCAGATCTAGATCACTCTCTCCTCGTAGATCCAGGTCTATGTCGCCACGCAGATCCCGATCAGGTTCTTTAAAGAGATCAAG GTCTCGATCCAGATCAAGATCAAGATCCCGGTCTATTTCAAGACCCAGAAGCAG CCGCTCCAAATCAAGATCACCATCTTTAAAGAGAAG TCGTTCACCATCAGGAAGTCCTCGAAGGAGTGTGAGTCCAGAAAGACTGGATTAG
- the SRSF7 gene encoding serine/arginine-rich splicing factor 7 isoform X1: protein MSRYGRYGGETKVYVGNLGTGAGKGELERAFSYYGPLRTVWIARNPPGFAFVEFDDPRDAEDAVRALDGKVICGSRVRVELSTGMPRRSRYDRPPARRPFDPNDRCYECGEKGHYAYDCHRYSRRRRSRSRSRSHSRSRGRRYSRSRSRSRGRRSRSISARRSRSLSPRRSRSMSPRRSRSGSLKRSRSRSRSRSRSRSISRPRSSRSKSRSPSLKRSFDMSHLYPFSINSGRSPSGSPRRSVSPERLD, encoded by the exons ATGTCGCGGTATGGCCGTTATGGCGGAG AAACCAAAGTGTATGTTGGCAATCTAGGTACTGGTGCTGGTAAAGGAGAGCTTGAGAGAGCTTTCAGCTATTATGGACCATTACGTACAGTATGGATTGCACGAAACCCTCCAGGATTTGCATTTGTTGAATTTGATGACCCAAGAGACGCTGAAGATGCAGTTCGTGCACTAGATGGGAA GGTTATATGTGGCTCCAGGGTGAGAGTGGAGCTATCAACTGGTATGCCTCGTCGGTCTCGCTATGACAGACCCCCAGCACGGAGGCCATTTGATCCTAATGATAGATGTTATGAATGTGGTGAGAAAGGTCATTATGCTTATGACTGTCATCGCTACAGTCGGAGGAGGAGAAGCAG GTCACGGTCTCGATCTCATTCAAGGTCCAGAGGAAGGCGATATTCTCGCTCACGCAGCAGAAGTCGTGGCAGGAG ATCCAGGTCTATCTCAGCTCGCAGATCTAGATCACTCTCTCCTCGTAGATCCAGGTCTATGTCGCCACGCAGATCCCGATCAGGTTCTTTAAAGAGATCAAG GTCTCGATCCAGATCAAGATCAAGATCCCGGTCTATTTCAAGACCCAGAAGCAG CCGCTCCAAATCAAGATCACCATCTTTAAAGAGAAG TTTTGATATGAGCCATTTATATCCATTCTCCATTAACTCAGG TCGTTCACCATCAGGAAGTCCTCGAAGGAGTGTGAGTCCAGAAAGACTGGATTAG
- the SRSF7 gene encoding serine/arginine-rich splicing factor 7 isoform X2, with protein sequence MSRYGRYGGETKVYVGNLGTGAGKGELERAFSYYGPLRTVWIARNPPGFAFVEFDDPRDAEDAVRALDGKVICGSRVRVELSTGMPRRSRYDRPPARRPFDPNDRCYECGEKGHYAYDCHRYSRRRRSRSRSRSHSRSRGRRYSRSRSRSRGRRSRSISARRSRSLSPRRSRSMSPRRSRSGSLKRSRSRSRSRSRSRSISRPRSSFDMSHLYPFSINSGRSPSGSPRRSVSPERLD encoded by the exons ATGTCGCGGTATGGCCGTTATGGCGGAG AAACCAAAGTGTATGTTGGCAATCTAGGTACTGGTGCTGGTAAAGGAGAGCTTGAGAGAGCTTTCAGCTATTATGGACCATTACGTACAGTATGGATTGCACGAAACCCTCCAGGATTTGCATTTGTTGAATTTGATGACCCAAGAGACGCTGAAGATGCAGTTCGTGCACTAGATGGGAA GGTTATATGTGGCTCCAGGGTGAGAGTGGAGCTATCAACTGGTATGCCTCGTCGGTCTCGCTATGACAGACCCCCAGCACGGAGGCCATTTGATCCTAATGATAGATGTTATGAATGTGGTGAGAAAGGTCATTATGCTTATGACTGTCATCGCTACAGTCGGAGGAGGAGAAGCAG GTCACGGTCTCGATCTCATTCAAGGTCCAGAGGAAGGCGATATTCTCGCTCACGCAGCAGAAGTCGTGGCAGGAG ATCCAGGTCTATCTCAGCTCGCAGATCTAGATCACTCTCTCCTCGTAGATCCAGGTCTATGTCGCCACGCAGATCCCGATCAGGTTCTTTAAAGAGATCAAG GTCTCGATCCAGATCAAGATCAAGATCCCGGTCTATTTCAAGACCCAGAAGCAG TTTTGATATGAGCCATTTATATCCATTCTCCATTAACTCAGG TCGTTCACCATCAGGAAGTCCTCGAAGGAGTGTGAGTCCAGAAAGACTGGATTAG
- the SRSF7 gene encoding serine/arginine-rich splicing factor 7 isoform X4, which produces MSRYGRYGGETKVYVGNLGTGAGKGELERAFSYYGPLRTVWIARNPPGFAFVEFDDPRDAEDAVRALDGKVICGSRVRVELSTGMPRRSRYDRPPARRPFDPNDRCYECGEKGHYAYDCHRYSRRRRSRSRSRSHSRSRGRRYSRSRSRSRGRRSRSISARRSRSLSPRRSRSMSPRRSRSGSLKRSRSRSRSRSRSRSISRPRSSRSPSGSPRRSVSPERLD; this is translated from the exons ATGTCGCGGTATGGCCGTTATGGCGGAG AAACCAAAGTGTATGTTGGCAATCTAGGTACTGGTGCTGGTAAAGGAGAGCTTGAGAGAGCTTTCAGCTATTATGGACCATTACGTACAGTATGGATTGCACGAAACCCTCCAGGATTTGCATTTGTTGAATTTGATGACCCAAGAGACGCTGAAGATGCAGTTCGTGCACTAGATGGGAA GGTTATATGTGGCTCCAGGGTGAGAGTGGAGCTATCAACTGGTATGCCTCGTCGGTCTCGCTATGACAGACCCCCAGCACGGAGGCCATTTGATCCTAATGATAGATGTTATGAATGTGGTGAGAAAGGTCATTATGCTTATGACTGTCATCGCTACAGTCGGAGGAGGAGAAGCAG GTCACGGTCTCGATCTCATTCAAGGTCCAGAGGAAGGCGATATTCTCGCTCACGCAGCAGAAGTCGTGGCAGGAG ATCCAGGTCTATCTCAGCTCGCAGATCTAGATCACTCTCTCCTCGTAGATCCAGGTCTATGTCGCCACGCAGATCCCGATCAGGTTCTTTAAAGAGATCAAG GTCTCGATCCAGATCAAGATCAAGATCCCGGTCTATTTCAAGACCCAGAAGCAG TCGTTCACCATCAGGAAGTCCTCGAAGGAGTGTGAGTCCAGAAAGACTGGATTAG